Genomic DNA from Streptomyces sp. GS7:
CCGAGCTGCCGGCCGGGCGGCAGCTGCATGCCCATGACCCGGCGCCCCGACAGCGCCAGTGCATCGCGGCTGACCGTGAGGTACCCCGCGAAGAACACCACGATCATGATCTTCACGAACTCGCCGGGCTGCAGCGACAGCGGCCCCAGCAGGATCCAGCGCTTGGCGCCGTACATGTCCGCGCCGAAGAAGGCCGGCGCCATCAGCAGCACCAGCGCGACCGCCATCGTCAGGTAGATGTAGCGCTGCAGGATCCGGTGGTCGCGCAGCACCATCAGGATCACGATGCAGACCGCGACCCCGATGACCGTCCACACCAACTGCCCGGTGGCCGCCTGCCCGATCTTCAGCCGCGGCTTCTCCGCGTACGTGATGTCCAGCCGGTGCAGCAGGACCAGGCCGATGCCGGTGAGCAGCGTGGACAGCGGCAGGATCAGCGGATCGGCGCGCGGCGCGAAGCGGCGGACGACCAGGTGCGGGACCAGCGCGATGAAGAACATGCTGACCGCGAAGCCGGCCAGCCCGCCGGGCAGCGAGTCCTTCATCGACAGCTCGGTGTAGGCGTAGCCGAAGACGGTGATCAGGACGACGAAGCCGAGCAGCCAGGCTTCGGTTCGCCGGCGGTTCGGGGCCTGCGCGAGCGCCGCGAACGTCATGGTGCGCTCGGCGTCGCTTTCCGGGCCCCCGGGATCCTGGGGGGCGCTGGTCAGTCCACGCACGGTTCCTCCGCCATCGATGGTCAGGGCCGCGGTGCGGCCGGGTCTTGGCCCGGTTGTCAGCGGTCCGGGGAGCTAGACGGGGCATCGCCGGGCCTGGTTGCAGCGGAACAGCAAGGTGTGTCCGAGTCCACCCGGCGGCCGTCGACAGGGACACGGTACGCGTCCCCGGCGCGCTGGCACTCCGCTTGACCGAGTGCTAACGGCGTCATAGTCTCAGCGTTGGCACTCTCCACCGGGGAGTGCCAACACAGCGACGGGCAGGTCCGGCACCCGCGACGACGGATCCACCTGGTCGCCACCTCAGACAGTTAACCCCGTGAGATCTCCGAAGGGGGAGGTCGGATCGTGACGACCACCAGCTCCAAGGTTGCCATCAAGCCGCTTGAGGACCGCATCGTGGTCCAGCCGCTCGACGCCGAGCAGACCACGGCCTCGGGCCTGGTCATCCCGGACACCGCGAAGGAGAAGCCCCAGGAGGGCGCCGTCCTCGCCGTAGGCCCGGGTCGCTTCGAGAACGGCGAGCGCCTGCCGCTCGACGTCAAGGTCGGCGACGTCGTGCTCTACAGCAAGTACGGCGGCACCGAGGTGAAGTACAGCAACGAGGAGTACCTCGTTCTCTCGGCTCGCGACGTGCTCGCGATCATCGAGAAGTAAGTCACCCAGATTTGCCCTGATCTGCGCCCCTGGTTCCCGCGTTCTCACCGACCGGGGCAGGGGCGCAGTTCGTCTGAGCGAGAGCGGTCACGGCGGCGAGGCCGACGATCGCAACGAGAGGACTTGAAGCACCCATGGCGAAGATCCTGAAGTTCGACGAGGACGCCCGTCGCGCCCTTGAGCGCGGCGTCAACAAGCTTGCCGACACGGTCAAGGTGACCATCGGCCCCAAGGGCCGCAACGTCGTCATCGACAAGAAGTTCGGCGCGCCGACCATCACCAACGACGGTGTCACCATCGCCCGCGAGGTCGAGGTCGAGGACCCGTACGAGAACCTGGGTGCCCAGCTCGTCAAGGAGGTGGCGACCAAGACCAACGACATCGCGGGTGACGGCACCACCACCGCCACCGTGCTGGCCCAGGCGCTGGTCCGCGAGGGTCTGCGCAACGTCGCCGCCGGCGCCTCCCCGGCCGCCCTGAAGAAGGGCATCGACGCCGCGGTCAAGGCCGTCTCCGACGAGCTGCTCGCCACCGCCCGCCCGATCGACGACAAGGCCGACATCGCCGCCGTCGCCGCGCTGTCCGCGCAGGACCCGCAGGTCGGCGAGCTGATCGCCGAGGCGATGGACAAGGTCGGCAAGGACGGTGTCATCACCGTCGAGGAGTCCAACACCTTCGGGCTGGAGCTCGACTTCACCGAGGGCATGGCCTTCGACAAGGGCTACCTCTCGCCGTACATGGTCACCGACCAGGAGCGTATGGAGGCCGTCCTCGACGACCCGTACATCCTGATCCACCAGGGCAAGATCTCCTCGATCCAGGACCTGCTGCCGCTGCTGGAGAAGGTCATCCAGGCCGGCGCCTCCAAGCCGCTGCTGATCATCGCCGAGGACGTCGAGGGCGAGGCCCTGTCGACCCTGGTCGTCAACAAGATCCGCGGCACCTTCAACGCGGTGGCCGTCAAGGCCCCCGGCTTCGGTGACCGCCGCAAGGCGATGCTCGGCGACATGGCCACCCTCACCGGTGCCACCGTCATCGCCGAGGAGGTCGGCCTCAAGCTCGACCAGGCCGGTCTGGACGTGCTGGGCACCGCCCGCCGCGTGACCGTCACCAAGGACGACACCACCATCGTCGACGGTGGCGGCAACTCCGGGGACGTCGCGGGCCGCGTCGCCCAGATCAAGGCCGAGATCGAGACCACCGACTCCGACTGGGACCGCGAGAAGCTCCAGGAGCGCCTCGCCAAGCTCGCCGGCGGCGTCTGCGTCATCCGCGTCGGTGCCGCGACCGAGGTCGAGCTGAAGGAGAAGAAGCACCGTCTGGAGGACGCCATCTCCGCGACCCGCGCCGCGGTCGAGGAGGGCATCGTCTCCGGTGGCGGCTCCGCGCTCGTCCACGCCGTCAAGATCCTGGACGGCAACCTCGGCAAGGACGGCGACGAGGCCACCGGTGTCGCCGTGGTCCGCCGCGCCGCCGTCGAGCCGCTGCGCTGGATCGCCGAGAACGCCGGCCTTGAGGGCTACGTCATCACCTCGAAGGTCGCCGAGCTGGACAAGGGCAACGGCTTCAACGCCGCGACCGGCGAGTTCGGGGACCTGGTCAAGGCCGGCGTCATCGACCCGGTCAAGGTCACCCGCTCCGCCCTGGAGAACGCCGCCTCCATCGCCTCCCTGCTGCTGACGACCGAGACCCTGGTCGTCGAGAAGAAGGAAGAGGAGGAGGCCGCCGACGGCGGTCACGGTCACGGCCACGCGCACTGACCCCTGACCGCGTACGCGTCAGCTCCCACCGAGGCCCGGTCCCGCCACCGCGGGGCCGGGCCTCGGCCATGGTGCCGCGGCGCCCGCCGGGCCGCCTGACGCACCGCCGGCCAGGCCGCAGCGGGCCTCCAGGTACAGCGGGCTTCCAGGTACAGCAGCGGGCCGCCGGGCCGTCAGGCCGAGTGCGCCAGCCCCTCCGGCCGTACCGGGTCGGCGAACGGGAGCCCCTGGGCGTACCGCTCCAGCTCGTCCAGCGCGTGGTCGGCCATCCGGTGCAGCTCGCCGCCCAGCGAACCGGCGACATGCGGGGTCAGCAGCACGTTCGGCAGCTCGTACAACGCCGAGTCCGGGGGCGGGAGTTCGGGCTCGGTGACGTCCAGTACGGCGGCCAGCCGCCCGCTGCGCAGCTCGGGCAGCAGGGCCGCCTCGTCGACCAGCGAGCCGCGCGCGGTGTTGATGAGCGTGGCGCCGTCGGGCATCAGGGCGAGCTGGCGGGCGCCGATCAGATGCCGGGTGGCGGGCAGCGCGGGGGCGTGCACGCTGACGATGTCGCTCCCGGCGCATACCTCGTCCAGCGGCGCCGCCGCCACACCGAGACGGTCCGCCTCCGCGCCGTCCACGAACGGGTCGTACAGCAGCACCCGCAGCGCGAAGGGGCGCAGCAGCTCGATCACCCGGCGGCCGATACGGGAGGCGCCGACGATGCCCACGGTGCGGCCGTGGTTGCCGGCGCCGGCCAGCTCCCGCGGCCAGTCGTGCGCGGTGCGCAGCGCGCGGTAGCGGTGGGCCGCGTGCAGCACCCGCTTGTTGGCGAACAGGATGGCGGCGAGGGTGTATTCGGCGACCGGCAGTGCGTTGACGGCGGCGGCCGAGGCGACCGCGATGCCGCGGGCCCAGCAGGCGTCCGTGACGTGGTGCTTGACCGACCCGGCCGCGTGCACGACGGCCCGCAGCCGGGGGGCCGCGGCCAGCACCTCCGCCGTGAGCCGCGGCGCGCCCCAGCAGGTGAGCAGCACCTCCGCCTCGGCGAGGGCCCTGGCGACCTCGGGCGCGGGGTCGGCCAGCCGGTGCGCCACGAGGCGGGAGTCCGTACGGGCGAGGGCCTCGATCCGCGCGTGGTGCCGGTCGTCGAGCAGCCGCTCGGCGACCCCCGGGCCCATGGACAGCAGCAGGGACGGGCGGCGGGCGGTGCGGTGGGTGTCCGTGGCGGGGCGCATGGGGTGAACGGTCCTCCTCGGTCGGGCGGCGGCCGACCGGTGGGGCCGGCGCTGCCGCGGGGTTCCGTCCGTGCGGGGGGACTACCCCGGGGCGGCCCCGCCGACCCCCGTCCGCCGCCCGTCGGCGGCGAACTCCGGCCGGGCTGACGGGTGAACGCCGTACCGGGCAGGGACGACCGGCCGCCCCGACCCGGATACCGTGCCGGTATGACGACTGCATTGATCACAGGAGCGACGTCCGGCATCGGCGCCGCATTCGCCCGCCGTCTCGCGAGCGACGGCCACAGCGTGGTGCTGGTGGCCCGCGACGAGAAGCGGCTGCGGGAGCAGGCCACCGAACTGCACGACCGGCACGGCATCGAGGCGGAGGTGCTGAGCGCCGATCTGGCGACCGAGGAGGGCATCGCCGCCGTCGAGGCGCGGCTCGGCGATTCCCGGCACCCGGTGGACCTGCTGGTCAACAACGCCGGTTTCGGCAACAAGGGCGAATACCTCGAAGTCCCGATGGCCGACGAGCTGAGGATGCTGAAGGTGCACTGCGAGGCCGTGCTGCGGCTGACCACGGCCGCGGTGCGAGGGATGCGCGAGCGCCGGCGCGGCGCCGTCGTCAATGTCGCTTCCGTGGCGGCGTTCGTCCCGCGCGGTACGTACGCGGCGAGCAAGGCATGGGTCGTGCAGTTCACCCAGGGCGCCGCCCGCGACCTGGCCGGCAACGGGGTGCGGCTGATGGCGCTGTGCCCCGGTTTCGTGCGGACCGAGTTCCACCAGCGGGCCGGGATGGGGACGGACAACGTCCCGGGCTGGCTGTGGCTGGATGCGGACAAGCTGGTGGACGCGGCGATGAAGGACCTGGCCCGCGGCAAGTCGCTGTCCATTCCGGACCCGCGTTACAAGGCCCTGATGGGCGCGGTGAAGCTCGCCCCGCGCGGCGTCCTGGGCGGCCTGACCTCCCGCACCGGCCGGAAGTACGGCGCGCGCTAGGCCCGGCCGCTCGCCGGCCCCCGCCTTTCCGTCAGCGCTCCCCCCACCTCAACCGCCCGTCCGCTCCCGGTACTTCACCGCCGCCTCCCGGACCTCCGCGGGAAGCGCCTCGCCCGCCGCCAGCAGGCGCGGCAGCAGTTCGCGCCGGGTGGTCAGGGCGCGGAACATCATCACGAGGGTCACCTCGTGGTCCGGGCGGTGCACCACCTCCACGGTGTCCCCGGCGCGGATCTCGCCCGCTTCCCGCACCCGCAGATACGCGCCGGGCACCGCGGCCTCCGTGAACCGCTTGATCCAGCCGCGCTCGCCGAGCCGCCCCTGGAACGTCCGGCAGGGGATCCGCGGCGAGGTCACCTCCAGCAGCAACTCCGGCCCCACCCGCCAGCGTTCGCCGATCAGGGCGCCGCTGACGTCGAGGCCGGAGGTGGTGAGGTTCTCGCCGAAGACGCCGTTGGCCAGCTCGCGGCCCAGCGCGCGCTGCCAGTCGTCGAGGTCCTCGCGGGCGTACGCGTAGACGGCCTGATCGTCGCCGCCGTGATGGCGCAGGTCGACCACCGCGTCGCCGGCCAGGCCGCTGCCGCCGGTGCCCTTGGGGCCGGGGGCGCCGACCGCCACCGGACCGTCCACCGGGCGTTTGTCGATGCCCGTACCGCCCTCGGCGGAGGTGTACGCGAACGGGGTGGCCCGCCCCAGGTTCACGCTCAGCAGCTTCGCGTTCATGTCCGCACGGTAAGGCACCCGGGGCAAAGCGCGCACCCAGTTTTTCCCGGTCTATCCAAGATTCGCTTATGCTTGAAGGGTGATCGAAGCCCGCCATCTCCGAGTGCTGCGCGCCGTCGCCAGGACCGGCTCGTTCTCCGCCGCCGCCCGGGAGCTGGGCTGCACGCAGCCGGCCGTCAGCCAGCAGATGAAGGCCCTGGAGCAGTCCGCGGGCACGCCCCTGCTGGTGCGCGCGGGCCGCGAGATGCGGCTGACGCAGGCGGGCCAGGCGCTGGTACGGCACGCCGTCGGCATCCTGGCGGGGCTCACCGCGGCGGAGGAGGAGGTCGCGGCGATCGCCGGCCTGCGCGCGGGCCGGGTGCGGCTGGTGTCGTTCCCGTCGGGCAGCTCGACGCTGGTGCCGACCGCCCTCGCCAAGATGCGCGCCGCCCACCCGGGCATCCGGGTCTCGCTGGACGAGGCCGAGCCGCCGCGGTCGATCGAGCTGCTGCGCGGCGGCGACTGCGAGATCGCGCTGGCCTTCCGCTACCCCGAGGTGCGCGGCGCGGACCCGGCGGCCGGGGCGGAGTGGGAGGACCTGGTGGTCCGGCCGATCCTGTCGGACCGGCTGGTCGGCCTGGTCCCGGACGGCCACCGGCTGGCGAAGGCGGGCAGTGCGTGCTTCGCGGACCTGGCCGGCGAGCCCTGGATCGCGGGCTGCCCGCGCTGCCGCACGCATCTCGTCGAGGTCTGCGAGAGCGCCGGGTTCACCCCGCGCATCGACTTCGCGACCGATGACTATCCGGCGGTGATCGGGCTGGTCGGGGCGGGCCTGGGGGTGGCCGCGCTGCCCGAGCTGACACTGGAGTCGGTACGGCCCAAGGGGGCCACGGCGGTGCGGTTGGAGCCGGCGGTGCACCGCGAGATCGTCGCGCTCACGCTGCCGGATCTTGCGCAGGTGCCCGCGGTCGGCGCGATGCTCGACCAGCTGGTGGACGCCGCGGGGCGCTGACCGCGCGGACCCGGAAGGGGTGGCGCATCGCAGGGGGAGCGGCGCTGCGGACCGGTGCGGACCGGTGTGGAGCTGGCGGCGGCTGCGGCGCAGGGCGGCAATGCGGGACGGTGTCGTTGCAGGATCGTTTCTTCGGTAACGCTCCGGCCCTGACGGTCAGGCGCCGGGCACGCTCGCGTGGCCGGGCAGCGAGGTCGCGGGGACCAGCCGGTGCCGGGCTCGGCCCATGAGCTCCTCGCGTTCGTCCTCGGTGAGGCCGCCCCAGACCCCGTAGGGCTCGCGTACGGCCAGCGCATGCGCCGCGCACTGCGCCCGCACGGGGCAGCGCATGCAGACCTCCTTCGCCGATGTCTCACGCGCGCTGCGGGCCGCTCCGCGCTCGCCCTCGGGGTGGAAGAAGAGAGAGCTGTCGACACCACGGCAGGCGGCCAGCAGCTGCCAGTCCCAGAGGTCTGCGTTCGGGCCCGGGAGGCGGGAGAAATCTGCCATTGCTTGTCCCCTCGAAGCGATGCTGTTTCGGGCTCGGTGCTCACGACCGTACATCTACTGTCGAAGTAGATGTAAATATGACTCATTGCGAATCTAGTCATAGTCAACGCGAAAATGGAAGAAAGAGAGCCAAATAGGGCATAGGGTGCACGCGCGGATGCCGGTCGCCTGCTGGGTCGCCTGCGTATCCGGCTCCTCACGGAGCGTGCTGAACTCGGTCGCCGAAGCCGTAACTCTTTCGAGTGACCGTCGTTGAGTGTGCGGAGGCGGTTGACAGAGGTAGCCCTCGGGCAGGTGTCCGAGGCCGTCAATCGCACAGGTGACGATACGTACCAGCCTGGAGGCTCAAGGTGACGCGCATCAGCTGCGAGAGCCGCGGAGGTCAGTCATGACATCCGTCCTCGTCTGCGACGACTCCCCGCTTGCCCGAGAAGCGCTCCGTCGGGCGGTGGCAACCGTGCCCGGCGTCGAGCGCGTGACGACCGCGGCCAACGGCGAGGAAGTCCTCCGCCGCTGGGGGGCGGACCGCTCGGACCTGATTCTGATGGACGTACGGATGCCCGGTCTCGGCGGTGTCGAGACCGTGCGCCGGCTGCTGTCCGCAGACCCCGGTGCCCGGATCATCATGCTCACGGTCGCCGAGGACCTGGACGGCGTCGCGCTCGCCGTCGCCGCCGGCGCCCGCGGGTATCTGCACAAGGACGCCTCGCGCGCCGAGCTGCGGGCGACGGTGACCCAGGCGCTGGCCGATCCGACGTGGCGGCTCGCCCCGCGCCGGCTGCGGTCCGCCGAGATGGGTGCCGCGCCGACGCTCACGGCCCGCGAGATCCAGGTGCTGGAGGGCATGAGCCACGGCCGCTCCAACGCCGAGATCGGACGTGAGCTGTTTCTCTCCGAGGACACCGTCAAGACGCACGCGCGGCGGCTTTTCAAGAAACTCGGCGCCTCTGACCGGGCTCACGCGGTGGCGCTCGGTTTCCGCTGGGGACTGGTCCGCTGAGGTGTGGTGACGTGCAGCGATGCGGGGGATTGAAGATCCCCGCCCGCCCTGTGGCGGGCGGGGCGGCAAGGCGCCCCGCACGCCGCTCGGGTCCCGCGGCGGCCCGATTCCCCGCGCGGTGCCGCATCCTTGAGGTATGGAGTTCCTCGGGGACGGGTCGGTCGGGCACGAGGGGAGGGCGCAGGAGATGACAACCGGCGCACCTGCCGCGCACAACGCTTCAGTGCACAAGCATGGACCTGATGCCGATGATCGTTCGGCACCAAGGCACCATGGACCGATGCGCGATGACGGGAAGCAGGAGATCGGCGCTCTCGTCGCACGCGCTGTCGAGGGCGACCAGCGGGCCACGCACGATCTGCTGGCCCATGTGCATCCGCTCGCCCTGCGCTACTGCCGCACCCGGCTCTCCCGGCTGCCGGGTGACGCCCGGCACTTCGTCGAGGACCTGGCGCAGGAAGTCTGTGTCGCGGTGCTGTGCGCACTGCCCCGCTACCGCGACACCGGAAAGCCCTTCGAGGCGTTCGTCTTCGCGATCGCCGGGCACAAGGTCGCCGACCTCCAGCGGGCCGCGATGCGGCACCCGGGCAGTACGGCCGTGCCGTCGGACGAGATGCCCGAGCAGCCGGACGACTCCCTGGGGCCCGAGGAGCGGGCGCTGCTGAGCAGCGACGCGGAGTGGGCCAAGAAGCTGCTGGCCAATCTGCCGGAGAACCAGCGGGAGCTGGTCCTGCTGCGGGTCGCCGTCGGGCTGACCGCCGAGGAGACCGGGCAGATGCTGGGGATGTCGCCCGGCGCGGTGCGGGTCGCCCAGCACCGGGCGCTGAGCAGGCTGCGGGCACTCGCCGAGCAGTGACCGGGCCGCGGGCCGGCGACCCCGGCCGGTTCCGTGCCATCTGGCGGGATGTCACCGTAGGAACGTACGAGTGACGAGCCCCTCATCCGTCGTGGATTGGGACACTCCACAAGGCCGTTAGCATGGGAGTCCGCGCTGAGGCAAGAGCATTGGGGAAGGTGTCATGAGTGACAACGTCGACGGTATGCCCGCCAAATTCGCCATGCTCGGACTGACATACGACGACGTGCTGCTGCTTCCCGGTGCGTCGGAGGTGCTGCCCAACGCGGTGAACACCGCCTCCCGCGTCTCGCGGAACGTCAGCGTGAACATCCCGCTGCTGTCCGCCGCGATGGACAAGGTCACCGAGGCGCGTATGGCGATCGCGATGGCGCGCCAGGGCGGTGCGGGTGTGCTGCACCGCAACCTCTCGATCGAGGACCAGGCCAACCAGGTCGACCTGGTCAAGCGTTCCGAGTCGGGCATGGTCACCGACCCGATCACGGTCCGGCCGGACGCCGCGCTCGCCGAGGCGGACGCGCTGTGCGCCAAGTTCCGGATCAGCGGGGTGCCGGTCACCGATGCCGCGGGCAAGCTGCTGGGCATCGTGACCAACCGCGACATGGCCTTCGAGATGGACCGCAGCCGTCAGGTCCGCGAGGTCATGACGCCGATGCCGCTGGTCACCGGCAAGGTCGGCATCTCCGGTGAGGACGCCATCGAGCTGCTGCGCCGCCACAAGATCGAGAAGCTGCCGCTGGTCGACGACGCGGGCGTGCTCAAGGGCCTGATCACGGTCAAGGACTTCGTGAAGGCGGAGAAGTACCCGAACGCGGCCAAGGACGCCGAGGGCCGGCTGGTCGTCGGTGCCGCGGTCGGCGTCGGCGACGCGGCGTACGACCGGGCGCAGGCGCTGGTCGAGGCCGGTGCGGACTTCCTGGTCATCGATAGCGCGCACGGCCACAGCCGCGGCATCCTCGACATGATCGCCAAGGTCAAGTCCAACATCACCGTCGATGTCGTCGGCGGCAACGTCGCCACCCGGGAGGGCGCCCAGGCGCTGATCGACGCGGGCGTCGACGGGGTGAAGGTCGGCGTCGGCCCCGGCTCGATCTGCACCACGCGGGTCGTCGCGGGCATCGGCGTACCGCAGGTCACCGCCATCTACGAGGCCGCGCAGGCGTGCCACGCGGCGGGTGTGCCGCTGATCGGCGACGGCGGCCTCCAGTTCTCCGGGGACATCGCCAAGGCGATCGCGGCCGGTGCGGACACCGTGATGCTGGGCTCGCTGCTCGCCGGGTGCGAGGAGTCGCCGGGCGAGATGGTCTTCATCAACGGCAAGCAGTTCAAGTCGTACCGGGGCATGGGCTCGCTGGGCGCGATGCAGTCGCGCGGCCAGGGCCGCTCGTACTCCAAGGACCGCTACTTCCAGGACAACGTCCTGTCCGAGGACAAGCTCGTCCCGGAGGGCATCGAGGGCCAGGTGCCCTACCGCGGCCCGCTGGCCTCGGTCGCCCACCAGCTCGTCGGCGGTCTGCGCGCCTCCATGGGCTACGTCGGCTCCGCCGACATCCCCGAGCTGAAGGAGAAGGGCCGCTTCGTGCGGATCACCTCCGCGGGCCTCAAGGAGAGCCACCCGCACGACGTCCAGATGATCACCGAGGCGCCCAACTACGCCCGGGGCTGAGCCGGTAGGGCCCGTCCGCGCCGTCCGAGTCGTGGACGTGATGCGGGCGCGGGCCGTGGAGTGAGACGCTGATGCGCCCCCTGTGCCCCCGGTCGGGGATACTGGGGGCGTATTCCGTAGGAAGGCAGAACACGTGACTGAGATCGAGATCGGACGCGGCAAGCGCGGCCGCCGGGCATACGCATTCGACGACATCGCCGTCGTACCCAGCCGTCGCACCCGCGACCCGAAGGAGGTCTCGATCGCCTGGCAGATCGATGCCTACCGCTTCGAGCTGCCGTTCCTGGCGGCTCCGATGGACTCGGTGGTCTCCCCGCAGACCGCCATCCGCATCGGCGAGCTGGGCGGCCTCGGCGTGCTGAACCTCGAAGGGCTCTGGACCCGCTACGAGGACCCGGAGCCGCTGCTCGCGGAGATCGCGGAGCTGGACGGCGCCTCGGCGACCAAGCGGCTCCAGGAGATCTACGCGGCGCCGATCAGGGAAGAGCTGATCGGGCAGCGGATCAAGGAGGTGCGGGACGCCGGTGTCGTCACCGCCGCCGCGCTCTCGCCGCAGCGCACCGCGCAGTTCTCCAAGGCGGTCGTGGACGCGGGCGTGGACATCTTCGTGATCCGCGGGACGACGGTGTCGGCCGAGCACGTGTCGAGCGCCGCCGAGCCGCTGAACCTGAAGCAGTTCATCTACGAGCTGGACGTGCCGGTCATCGTGGGCGGCTGCGCCACGTACACCGCGGCGCTGCACCTGATGCGGACCGGCGCGGCCGGTGTGCTGGTCGGCTTCGGCGGCGGGGCCGCGCACACCACCCGCAACGTCCTGGGCATCCAGGTGCCGATGGCGACCGCGGTGGCCGACGTCGCCGCGGCGCGCCGCGACTACATGGACGAGTCCGGCGGCCGGTATGTGCACGTCATCGCGGACGGCGGGGTGGGCTTCTCCGGCGACCTGCCGAAGGCGATCGCCTGCGGCGCGGACGCGGTGATGATGGGCTCGCCGCTGGCCCGCGCGACGGACGCGCCCGGCCGCGGCCACCACTGGGGCATGGAGGCCGTCCACCAGGACGTGCCGCGCGGCAAGCGGATGGACCTCGGCGCGGTCGGTACGACCGAGGAGATCCTGTGCGGTCCCTCGACGACGCCGGACGGGTCGATGAACTTCTTCGGCGCGCTGCGGCGGGCGATGGCGACCACCGGCTACTCCGAGCTCAAGGAGTTCCAGCGGGTGGAGGTCACGGTGGCGCCCCGGCGGTAGCCGCCCACGTTTTTGGCTTTCCCGCCGTGCGGGTTGCCGTTTCCCGCCTTCGGCGGGAGGGGGTGTCGGGGTGGGCCCCGGTGTGTGGTGGGTTGCGGGTGCGGCCCTCCGGGGGTGGGTGTTCGGACTGCTGCGCTTTACGTCCGAACACCCACCCCCTCCGGTCCGCCCCCTCCCGCCGGTGCGCGGTCCCCGCCCCGGTGGGGGAAGTGAGAAGCCCGGTTGTGCCTTGGCGCGGCCGGGCTCTCGGCTTTCCGGTGGAGGGTGGCTAGAGGCGGTGGGCGGCTCCGGTGGGGGTGGCGCCGCGGGTGTCGAGGAGGAGCTGGGCCTTGACCGCCAGGCCCTGGAGGTCGTAGGTGCGGTGCGGTTGGAGCAGCACCGTCAGATCGGCGGCGGAGGCGGCCTCGTAGAGGGAGTCGGCGCGCGGGACGGGGCGGTCGAGGACGTTCCACTGGGGGACGTAGGGGTCGTGGTAGGTGAGGTGCGCGCCCAGTTCCATGAGGCGGGAGGCGACCTCGCGGGCCGGGGAGCCGGCCTGGTCGCCGATGTCGGGCTTGTAGGTGACGCCGAGCAGCAGGACCCGGGCGCCGCGGGCGGACTTGCCGTGTTCGTTGAGGAGGGTGGCGCAGCGCTGGATGACATAGCGCGGCATCCGGCCGTTGACCTCCTGGGCCAGCTCCACCATGCGGAGCGGGTGGCCCAGTGAACGGCCTTTGTAGGAGAGGTAGTTGGGGTCGATGGGGGCGGCGTGGCCGCCGACTCCGGGGCCGGGGCGGAAGGACTGGAAGCCGAACGGCTTGGTCTCGGCGCAGCGGATGACGTCCCACAGGTCGACGCCGATGTCGTGGCAGAAGACCGCCATCTCGTTCATCAGCGCGATGTTGACGTGGCGGTAGTTGGTCTCCAGCAGCTTGGCGGTCTCGGCCTCGCGGGGGCCGCGGGCACGGACGACCTTGTCGGTGAGCCGGCCGTAGAAGGCGGCGGCGGCCTCGGTGCAGGCGGGGGTGAGACCGCCGATGACCTTGGGGGTGTTGCCGTAGCGGTGGACGCGGTTGCCGGGGTCGTGCCGGGTGGGGGAGCAGGCGAGGTGGAAGTCGCGGCCGGCGGTGAGGCCGGAGCCCTTTTCGAGGAGCGGGCGGAGGACGTCCTCCGTGGTGCCCGGGTAGCCGGTGGATTCGAGGATGACGGTGGTGTGCGGGCGCAGCTGCGCGGCGAGGGTGCGGGCCGCGTCGGCGACGGCGGACAGGTCCAGTGCGCGGTCCTCGCCGAGCGGGACGGGCGCGCAGATGACGGCCGTGCGGACCCGGCCGAGGGCGGTGGGGTCGGTG
This window encodes:
- a CDS encoding nucleotide sugar dehydrogenase; this translates as MPADLAVIGLGALGLPLAQAATAAGIGTIGYDPDPRTAALPGTDGPLSPAETRRLLSAGFRTTTDPTALGRVRTAVICAPVPLGEDRALDLSAVADAARTLAAQLRPHTTVILESTGYPGTTEDVLRPLLEKGSGLTAGRDFHLACSPTRHDPGNRVHRYGNTPKVIGGLTPACTEAAAAFYGRLTDKVVRARGPREAETAKLLETNYRHVNIALMNEMAVFCHDIGVDLWDVIRCAETKPFGFQSFRPGPGVGGHAAPIDPNYLSYKGRSLGHPLRMVELAQEVNGRMPRYVIQRCATLLNEHGKSARGARVLLLGVTYKPDIGDQAGSPAREVASRLMELGAHLTYHDPYVPQWNVLDRPVPRADSLYEAASAADLTVLLQPHRTYDLQGLAVKAQLLLDTRGATPTGAAHRL
- the guaB gene encoding IMP dehydrogenase, whose product is MSDNVDGMPAKFAMLGLTYDDVLLLPGASEVLPNAVNTASRVSRNVSVNIPLLSAAMDKVTEARMAIAMARQGGAGVLHRNLSIEDQANQVDLVKRSESGMVTDPITVRPDAALAEADALCAKFRISGVPVTDAAGKLLGIVTNRDMAFEMDRSRQVREVMTPMPLVTGKVGISGEDAIELLRRHKIEKLPLVDDAGVLKGLITVKDFVKAEKYPNAAKDAEGRLVVGAAVGVGDAAYDRAQALVEAGADFLVIDSAHGHSRGILDMIAKVKSNITVDVVGGNVATREGAQALIDAGVDGVKVGVGPGSICTTRVVAGIGVPQVTAIYEAAQACHAAGVPLIGDGGLQFSGDIAKAIAAGADTVMLGSLLAGCEESPGEMVFINGKQFKSYRGMGSLGAMQSRGQGRSYSKDRYFQDNVLSEDKLVPEGIEGQVPYRGPLASVAHQLVGGLRASMGYVGSADIPELKEKGRFVRITSAGLKESHPHDVQMITEAPNYARG
- a CDS encoding WhiB family transcriptional regulator is translated as MADFSRLPGPNADLWDWQLLAACRGVDSSLFFHPEGERGAARSARETSAKEVCMRCPVRAQCAAHALAVREPYGVWGGLTEDEREELMGRARHRLVPATSLPGHASVPGA
- a CDS encoding response regulator transcription factor, with amino-acid sequence MTSVLVCDDSPLAREALRRAVATVPGVERVTTAANGEEVLRRWGADRSDLILMDVRMPGLGGVETVRRLLSADPGARIIMLTVAEDLDGVALAVAAGARGYLHKDASRAELRATVTQALADPTWRLAPRRLRSAEMGAAPTLTAREIQVLEGMSHGRSNAEIGRELFLSEDTVKTHARRLFKKLGASDRAHAVALGFRWGLVR
- a CDS encoding GuaB3 family IMP dehydrogenase-related protein, whose product is MTEIEIGRGKRGRRAYAFDDIAVVPSRRTRDPKEVSIAWQIDAYRFELPFLAAPMDSVVSPQTAIRIGELGGLGVLNLEGLWTRYEDPEPLLAEIAELDGASATKRLQEIYAAPIREELIGQRIKEVRDAGVVTAAALSPQRTAQFSKAVVDAGVDIFVIRGTTVSAEHVSSAAEPLNLKQFIYELDVPVIVGGCATYTAALHLMRTGAAGVLVGFGGGAAHTTRNVLGIQVPMATAVADVAAARRDYMDESGGRYVHVIADGGVGFSGDLPKAIACGADAVMMGSPLARATDAPGRGHHWGMEAVHQDVPRGKRMDLGAVGTTEEILCGPSTTPDGSMNFFGALRRAMATTGYSELKEFQRVEVTVAPRR
- a CDS encoding sigma-70 family RNA polymerase sigma factor encodes the protein MRDDGKQEIGALVARAVEGDQRATHDLLAHVHPLALRYCRTRLSRLPGDARHFVEDLAQEVCVAVLCALPRYRDTGKPFEAFVFAIAGHKVADLQRAAMRHPGSTAVPSDEMPEQPDDSLGPEERALLSSDAEWAKKLLANLPENQRELVLLRVAVGLTAEETGQMLGMSPGAVRVAQHRALSRLRALAEQ